The DNA segment GATCAGACCTAAAAATTAATGAAACTTGCAACTTAACATATTAAGATAACATTTTGGAAGGTTTTCATTAAACCTTTGTTCAGGTCGATATGCCACCATCAGAATGGGCTGATTCGGCCTGCTAAGTTTAACATGCATTCAGGCACAAGGCGTTTTCTAGGTGGAGCTGTAGCATCTCTGGCCTGAGCTTCAATGTCTCCTGAATGAATAATGGCAACCAAAtcttcaaacaagtcatctttACCGCCCCTCATTGGATCCTGAATTTCGTTCATATTAAATCAGAAAATGCGTCAGTATTTGGCTTCTTGTATAGGCCTTTGCACAGAAGTAGAATTTTCATCATGCTTTCAAAAATGCATGAATCAAATCCACATAGCTACACAGAAGCTTAATCTTGGCAAATAATAACGCGAATGAGCCGTTTTTCCAACCTGAACGAACAAATCTGTATGAGTCTTCCCTTCATATAGAATATACTGAGCTTGCACTCCCAAGCTTTGAAGCGTCTCAGCAAAACTTTTACTGCAACCAAATTTGAGCATGTCAAAACTCAAAACCGATATAAAACTTGTTTAGAGATGACTTGCATTATGAAAGAACTACGAACACACAATTTCTCTCGCTCTAATCCAAGATTCAAGGATTCTTCTGAGCACTTATAGTTTGTCTAAATTCATCAAGTCACTTTATATATCCCTTTACAACAATAAATAAGATGTTAACCACATAATAATAGTTCAGAAATTAATAGTTCTGCTACCTGGCATCAAAGGGAATGGAATAATCTGCAGTTCCATGGAAAAGGTGTATAGGTGGTAGAAGGGAGACGGCATCCCTAAAGTTGGAGTCTCGCACCATTACCTCTGGAGAATATCGTCGTAAAGATTCTTCTCCCTCCATTATGCTAGGCAAGTAACAAAAATCATTATAAGTACGTGCAATGCTATCAGAGAATGCGACCAAAGGTAGTGATACTAAGTTCGAGATATTGAAGTTGGTCAAGTATATATATACCTCAGAAATATGGAGCGGTATAAACCTCGAGTATGGAAATGATCAGCCAAGCTGAGAAAATTGTATCTGTCCATAAAATGTCGAATGCCAGGTTTAGATTCCGTCATAACTTGCAGATACTAAACATGAACAACAGACACAAGAAAATTTCTATTCTCCAGGAATAGGAGGATCCGTGAGCAATTAATCAACAGCGACATTTCGCAACTTTGATTTGCAAAATCTAAGAAACCCCAATGGGTTCAGAAAATTACATAAGAATTCCTATTTACTAGTTTTTGGCATGAATCAGGCTCCGTTATATCTTGGTGGCATTAGAAGAGGAAACTAGTGAAGCGATATTCACGAGTTCCATTATTCATAAAATAAACCTGCATGTCACTACCTTGACTATAAAAGCAAGATCAAGATCCACTAGCAAACAAAACAATATAATCTGAGCACATCATATcattatttcaaaaaattttgcaAGAACGTAATGTTTAATACAATCTCACCCTCCAGATAAACCAAAATACGCGTTTATTTGAGATACACTCCAAGAAGTTTTCCCTCGTCCTGCCTCTTTGATCGCCTGCTCTAGTAGAGCACAAGCAGCAATATGTGCACCAGCTGACTGCCCCATGAGATATATTCTAGGCAAAAGAAAATGTAGTAAGAATAAAAGGCAGCATCGTGACACTAAAAGAATGTAACTGACAAAATACCTGTTAGGATCGCCACCATATTCTGCAATGTTATTGCAGACAAATGAGATACCTTGAGAAGCATCATTCACCATGTCACTTATAGTTCCCTGTGGGAAATTCCTATGAGTAAAAGGTGGCACAAAAGTTTGTCGTGGTTAATGAATC comes from the Henckelia pumila isolate YLH828 chromosome 1, ASM3356847v2, whole genome shotgun sequence genome and includes:
- the LOC140880827 gene encoding probable isoprenylcysteine alpha-carbonyl methylesterase ICMEL2 isoform X1, giving the protein MLPVYNHITSSSSSSSLPFSSSTPMLIKSEEDDLDLGTETRILIPSLSEDDRKSEARPILSRTSSYTNAAADSDSYQQQRRRRVASDASLFTLSAGGRRSSTQDAGRAASDTHGTSRLCFNMWRYLGVGYRWIIRFIALGCYAFLIFPGFLQVAFHYFRSSRIRRGIVYGDQPRNRLDIYLPKNSDGPKPVVAFVTGGAWIIGYKAWGSLLGVQLSERDVIVACIDYRNFPQGTISDMVNDASQGISFVCNNIAEYGGDPNRIYLMGQSAGAHIAACALLEQAIKEAGRGKTSWSVSQINAYFGLSGGYNFLSLADHFHTRGLYRSIFLSIMEGEESLRRYSPEVMVRDSNFRDAVSLLPPIHLFHGTADYSIPFDASKSFAETLQSLGVQAQYILYEGKTHTDLFVQDPMRGGKDDLFEDLVAIIHSGDIEAQARDATAPPRKRLVPECMLNLAGRISPF
- the LOC140880827 gene encoding probable isoprenylcysteine alpha-carbonyl methylesterase ICMEL1 isoform X2, which gives rise to MTGKVKLGRFFREPRVTPTRLPIRIRISSRGGGAWRVMHPFSPSLLAAGDLPLRTRAEQLLILTGPLDCASTCGDILGYRWIIRFIALGCYAFLIFPGFLQVAFHYFRSSRIRRGIVYGDQPRNRLDIYLPKNSDGPKPVVAFVTGGAWIIGYKAWGSLLGVQLSERDVIVACIDYRNFPQGTISDMVNDASQGISFVCNNIAEYGGDPNRIYLMGQSAGAHIAACALLEQAIKEAGRGKTSWSVSQINAYFGLSGGYNFLSLADHFHTRGLYRSIFLSIMEGEESLRRYSPEVMVRDSNFRDAVSLLPPIHLFHGTADYSIPFDASKSFAETLQSLGVQAQYILYEGKTHTDLFVQDPMRGGKDDLFEDLVAIIHSGDIEAQARDATAPPRKRLVPECMLNLAGRISPF